In one Solanum dulcamara chromosome 1, daSolDulc1.2, whole genome shotgun sequence genomic region, the following are encoded:
- the LOC129883654 gene encoding acetate--CoA ligase CCL3-like produces MVERDIDDLPKNKANFTSLTPLWFLERAATIFPNRKSLIHGSVEYKWHQTYRRCRQLASALTKNSVTFGSTVAIIAPNVPAMYEAHFGIPMSGAVINAVNVRLNAQTIGFLLGHCSASIVMVDQEYFPLAEEALKVWENNTKGNFNAPLLIVIADKNCDPMPVQHALEKGAMEYEKFIETGDPDFTWKAPEDEWQTIALGYTSGTTASPKGVVLHHRGAYIMAMSNAVIWSMPEGSVYLWTLPLFHCNGWCFVWTLAAICGTNICLRQVTAKAVYSAIAQLGVTHFSAAPVVLNAIVNAPKEETILPLPRLVHVSTAGASPPPSVLAAMSQRGFRVLHTYGLSETYGPSTLCTWKPEWDLLPLDVQARLHARQGVRYVGLEHLDVVSTNDMKPVPADGKTIGEIVFRGNLVMKGYLKNPKANEEAFAGGWYHSGDLAVKHPDGYIEIKDRSKDIIISGGENISSVEVENILYLHPVILEVSVVARLDEQWGESPCAFVTLKPDVKETDQRKLAEDIINFGRSKMPKYWVPKSVIFGPLPKTATGKIQKHLLRAKAREMGPVKKSRL; encoded by the exons ATGGTGGAGAGAGATATTGATGATCTTCCAAAGAATAAGGCGAACTTCACGTCGTTAACTCCGTTATGGTTTTTAGAGAGGGCAGCAACCATATTTCCTAATCGGAAATCGTTAATTCACGGCTCCGTTGAGTACAAGTGGCACCAGACTTACCGACGTTGCCGTCAATTAGCCTCTGCTTTAACCAAAAACTCCGTCACGTTTGGAAGCACG GTTGCGATTATTGCCCCAAATGTCCCGGCTATGTATGAAGCTCATTTCGGAATTCCAATGTCTGGAGCTGTTATAAACGCTGTGAATGTTCGTCTAAATGCACAAACAATTGGTTTTCTTTTAGGCCATTGCTCAGCTTCTATTGTCATGGTGGATCAAGAGTATTTTCCGTTGGCTGAGGAAGCGTTAAAAGTATGGGAAAATAACACTAAAGGAAACTTTAATGCTCCGCTTCTGATTGTCATTGCTGACAAAAACTGTGATCCAATGCCTGTTCAACATGCTCTTGAGAAAGGGGCAATGGAGTATGAGAAATTCATAGAAACTGGCGATCCAGACTTTACATGGAAGGCACCAGAGGATGAATGGCAAACCATTGCTTTGGGATATACTTCCGGCACAACAGCTAGTCCTAAAGGAGTGGTGTTGCACCATCGTGGCGCTTATATTATGGCTATGAGTAATGCTGTGATTTGGAGTATGCCAGAGGGATCTGTTTATCTGTGGACTCTACCGTTGTTCCATTGTAATGGTTGGTGTTTCGTTTGGACACTTGCTGCTATTTGTGGGACTAACATATGCCTTAGACAG GTGACAGCTAAGGCTGTTTACTCAGCCATAGCGCAGCTTGGTGTGACTCATTTTTCTGCTGCACCAGTGGTACTCAACGCCATAGTTAATGCCCCAAAAGAGGAGACCATCCTTCCTCTGCCTCGTCTTGTGCACGTAAGCACAGCTGGTGCTTCTCCTCCTCCATCTGTCCTTGCTGCAATGTCACAACGTGGCTTCCGTGTCTTACACACTTACGGCCTTTCAGAAACCTATGGTCCATCCACTCTATGCACGTGGAAGCCCGAGTGGGATTTACTTCCTCTAGATGTCCAGGCACGTCTACATGCACGACAGGGTGTGAGATACGTTGGTTTGGAGCATTTAGATGTTGTCAGTACAAACGACATGAAACCTGTCCCAGCAGACGGAAAAACAATAGGGGAGATTGTCTTTAGAGGTAATCTTGTAATGAAAGGTTATTTGAAGAATCCGAAAGCTAATGAGGAAGCTTTTGCTGGAGGATGGTATCATTCGGGTGATCTTGCAGTTAAACATCCAGACGGATACATAGAAATCAAAGATAGATCAAAGGACATCATAATTTCTGGTGGTGAAAACATAAGTAGTGTTGAAGTCGAGAATATCCTCTACTTACATCCTGTGATACTCGAGGTCTCTGTAGTTGCGAGGCTCGACGAGCAGTGGGGTGAATCACCTTGTGCATTCGTGACGTTGAAGCCTGATGTAAAGGAAACAGATCAACGTAAGTTAGCAGAGGATATTATCAATTTTGGTCGATCGAAAATGCCTAAGTATTGGGTACCAAAATCAGTTATTTTTGGACCATTGCCAAAGACTGCTACTGGGAAAATACAAAAACACTTGTTAAGGGCAAAGGCAAGGGAAATGGGACCAGTGAAGAAGAGTAGATTGTAA
- the LOC129883661 gene encoding GATA transcription factor 16-like isoform X1 produces the protein MVIISDNKVSDHKVQETREMSGQNQTPERVSSETNQKTCADCGTTKTPLWRGGPAGPKSLCNACGIRSRKKRRALLGLNKDDKKSKKSSNKIIVNRHHQNQSSNSSSSTSSSGESTTSNAVVKNECIPFKKRLQHFGREVGLQRPGSNSTHRRKLGEEEQAAFLLMALSCGSVYA, from the exons ATGGTGATTATAAGTGATAATAAAGTGAGTGATCACAAG GTTCAAGAAACTAGAGAGATGAGTGGGCAAAATCAAACCCCAGAAAGGGTCTCATCAGAGACCAACCAGAAAACTTGTGCTGATTGTGGAACCACAAAAACTCCTCTTTGGAGAGGTGGTCCTGCTGGACCTAAG TCATTGTGTAATGCTTGTGGAATAAGGAGCAGGAAGAAGAGAAGAGCTCTTCTGGGATTGAACAAAGACGACAAGAAATCAAAGAAATCTTCAAATAAGATCATTGTTAATCGTCATCATCAGAACCAGAGTAGCAATAGCAGTAGCAGTACAAGCAGCAGTGGAGAAAGTACGACGAGTAATGCCGTAGTGAAGAATGAATGCATTCCATTTAAGAAGAGGTTACAGCATTTTGGTCGAGAAGTTGGATTGCAAAGACCAGGATCAAACTCTACACATAGAAGAAAGTTGGGTGAAGAAGAACAAGCAGCATTCTTGTTGATGGCTCTGTCTTGTGGTTCTGTTTATGCTTAG
- the LOC129883661 gene encoding GATA transcription factor 16-like isoform X2 yields MVIISDNKVQETREMSGQNQTPERVSSETNQKTCADCGTTKTPLWRGGPAGPKSLCNACGIRSRKKRRALLGLNKDDKKSKKSSNKIIVNRHHQNQSSNSSSSTSSSGESTTSNAVVKNECIPFKKRLQHFGREVGLQRPGSNSTHRRKLGEEEQAAFLLMALSCGSVYA; encoded by the exons ATGGTGATTATAAGTGATAATAAA GTTCAAGAAACTAGAGAGATGAGTGGGCAAAATCAAACCCCAGAAAGGGTCTCATCAGAGACCAACCAGAAAACTTGTGCTGATTGTGGAACCACAAAAACTCCTCTTTGGAGAGGTGGTCCTGCTGGACCTAAG TCATTGTGTAATGCTTGTGGAATAAGGAGCAGGAAGAAGAGAAGAGCTCTTCTGGGATTGAACAAAGACGACAAGAAATCAAAGAAATCTTCAAATAAGATCATTGTTAATCGTCATCATCAGAACCAGAGTAGCAATAGCAGTAGCAGTACAAGCAGCAGTGGAGAAAGTACGACGAGTAATGCCGTAGTGAAGAATGAATGCATTCCATTTAAGAAGAGGTTACAGCATTTTGGTCGAGAAGTTGGATTGCAAAGACCAGGATCAAACTCTACACATAGAAGAAAGTTGGGTGAAGAAGAACAAGCAGCATTCTTGTTGATGGCTCTGTCTTGTGGTTCTGTTTATGCTTAG
- the LOC129890840 gene encoding two-component response regulator ARR2-like: protein MSNSGACLNSGEMFSVKFPTFRLLVVDDDTLYLKILEQMLKRCQYEVTTCTRAEDALSLLREDKNKFHLVICDVHMPDMDGFELLQQIALETDVPVIMMSADDRKSVVMKGVIHGARDYLIKPLRFESVENIWQHIVRSNKDEWKDKILDQPEEVEYSCVANEGRLKSSKKRTEERSDAATLKKARMVWSPELRKKFIQAVNHLGIDRAVPTKILELMNVPGLKREHVASHLQKHRLLLRKHQSGLNNALMGHSEATIGTLSNRLQALAPIDQLPAQNLGTWGRPATKSSISVPIADQINHFSFENPILRYQSQQQMNNSNKQSNLLYGIPTNVEQNPSFLGMNMQVGRISQPYLQAQNMLSESNNVLSRNGFVHDARGSMYNQVPRASSSAVDFSLNQNIPLGGSSFRLSDNSAMSTAKEDFNSVYIFDELYQQNVGSTFDVSYHSHGILSMEQSRQNVNAPIVEEVLCNGQEIGHVNPIDGPHVNAERYPGSSYQSTVFPETFGQEDLRSVFLEQQQQESVGPVEYEFGDEDEDALGNLSM from the exons ATGTCTAACTCCGGTGCATGTTTGAACTCCGGTGAGATGTTTTCCGTCAAGTTTCCGACGTTCCGGTTGCTAGTGGTGGATGATGACacactttatttgaaaatattggAACAAATGCTTAAGAGGTGTCAATATGAAG TCACCACATGTACTCGAGCAGAGGATGCATTGTCATTGCTCCGCGAAGACAAAAACAAATTTCACTTGGTTATATGCGATGTCCACATGCCAGACATGGACGGTTTTGAACTTCTTCAGCAGATTGCTCTGGAGACCGACGTGCCTGTTATTA TGATGTCTGCGGATGATAGAAAAAGTGTAGTTATGAAAGGTGTGATTCATGGTGCACGTGATTATCTGATCAAACCGTTGCGTTTTGAGTCAGTGGAGAACATTTGGCAACACATTGTTCGATCAAATAAGGACGAGTGGAAGGACAAGATTTTGGATCAACCGGAAGAGGTTGAGTACTCGTGTGTAGCTAATGAAGGGAGGTTGAAAAGCTCAAAGAAAAGGACGGAAGAAAGGAGTGATGCAGCCACATTGAAGAAGGCACGTATGGTCTGGTCCCCAGAACTTCGTAAAAAATTTATACAAGCCGTCAATCATCTTGGAATTGACA GGGCAGTTCCCACAAAAATTCTGGAATTGATGAATGTTCCGGGGCTAAAAAGAGAACACGTTGCTAGCCACCTTCAG AAACATCGACTGCTTCTACGTAAGCATCAAAGTGGACTGAATAATGCTCTCATGGGACACTCGGAAGCAACCATTGGGACACTGTCTAACAGACTTCAAGCTCTTGCACCCATTGATCAACTTCCCGCTCAAAATCTTGGGACATGGGGTAGGCCTGCAACAAAATCTTCGATATCTGTTCCGATAGCTGACCAGATAAACCATTTTAGCTTTGAAAATCCCATATTGAGATATCAAAGTCAGCAACAGATGAACAATAGCAATAAGCAAAGTAACTTGCTTTATGGAATCCCAACAAACGTGGAACAAAATCCGTCCTTCTTGGGAATGAATATGCAAGTAGGACGGATTTCTCAACCTTATTTACAAGCTCAGAATATGCTAAGTGAATCCAATAATGTTCTATCACGGAATGGTTTTGTTCACGATGCACGAGGTAGTATGTACAATCAGGTTCCCCGAGCATCATCTTCAGCGGTAGATTTCTCATTGAATCAAAACATACCGTTGGGAGGAAGCAGCTTTCGTTTGAGTGACAATTCAGCAATGTCAACAGCTAAGGAAGATTTTAACTCTGTTTATATTTTTGACGAACTATATCAGCAAAATGTTGGATCAACCTTTGATGTGTCTTATCATTCCCACGGAATTTTGTCGATGGAGCAGAGTAGACAGAATGTAAATGCTCCTATCGTGGAAGAAGTTCTCTGTAACGGGCAAGAAATTGGACACGTTAATCCTATAGATGGTCCACATGTTAACGCTGAAAGATATCCCGGTTCAAGCTATCAGAGTACCGTTTTTCCTGAGACATTTGGACAAGAGGACCTCAGGAGCGTCTTTCTCGAGCAG CAACAACAAGAAAGTGTTGGACCGGTTGAATATGAATTTGGGGACGAAGATGAGGATGCATTGGGAAATCTTTCAATGTAA
- the LOC129883673 gene encoding protein DEHYDRATION-INDUCED 19 homolog 4-like, with product MDSDSWIRLSTSSSRRHQSRSDFYNIIEEYEGEEESRPEFLCPFCGEDFDIVGLCCHIDEEHAIEAKNGICPVCAKRVGTNLVGHITQQHGNILKVQRKRRFRRGGSNSTLSIIRKELREGSLQSILRGSSHLVPSTTADPDPLLSSFISSSASVDEPSEVQPLSSALAACSTQESTVENLSDRDIQPSPLSEEDQVEKARKCEFVQGLLLSTFLEDEDVV from the exons ATGGATTCTGATTCGTGGATTCGTCTTTCTACTTCTTCTTCACGACGTCATCAATCTCGATCAG ACTTCTATAATATAATAGAAGAGTACGAAGGTGAAGAGGAGTCAAGGCCGGAGTTTCTGTGCCCTTTTTGTGGCGAGGATTTTGATATTGTTGGCCTTTGCTGTCATATTGACGAAGAGCATGCTATTGAGGCTAAAAATGGG ATATGCCCTGTTTGTGCTAAAAGGGTCGGGACGAATTTGGTTGGCCATATTACACAGCAACATGGAAATATTCTGAAG GTTCAGCGCAAGAGACGATTTCGAAGGGGTGGATCTAATTCAACTCTTTCTATTATAAGAAAAGAGCTGAGAGAAGGAAGTCTACAATCCATTCTCAGGGGATCCTCGCACTTGGTTCCTTCTACCACTGCAGATCCTGATCCCTTGTTATCTTCATTCATTAGCAGCTCAGCTTCGGTTGATGAACCTTCTGAAGTTCAACCTCTGTCTTCTGCTTTAGCAGCATGCTCAACACAAGAAAGCACTGTTGAGAACTTGTCTGATAG AGATATTCAGCCATCTCCACTATCTGAAGAAGACCAAGTAGAGAAGGCAAGGAAATGTGAGTTTGTGCAAGGGCTTCTGCTATCGACTTTTCTTGAAGACGAGGACGTCGTTTAA
- the LOC129890851 gene encoding major allergen Pru ar 1-like, with product MGFIAYETKTISSIPPAKLFKASVLDADILIPKILPQAIKNVEILHGDGGAGTIKLITFGDGSQFKNMKQRVDGIDKENYTYKYTIIEGDVLMDVLESISYNIKIEPYENGGSICKNTSTYHTKGDVQIKEDDIKAGKEKAAGLFKAIEAYLLANPDA from the exons ATGGGTTTCATCGCTTATGAAACAAAAACAATTTCCTCAATTCCACCAGCAAAATTGTTCAAAGCTTCTGTTCTTGATGCTGACATTCTAATCCCTAAAATCCTTCCACAAGCAATCAAGAATGTTGAAATCCTCCATGGTGATGGTGGTGCTGGCACTATCAAGCTCATCACCTTCGGCGAcg gtaGCCAATTCAAGAATATGAAACAAAGGGTTGATGGAATTGACAAAGAGAACTACACATACAAATACACAATCATTGAAGGAGATGTTTTAATGGATGTTCTTGAATCAATATCTTACAATATTAAAATTGAACCATATGAAAATGGAGGGTCAATATGCAAGAACACTAGCACTTATCACACTAAGGGTGATGTTCAAATCAAAGAAGATGACATTAAGGCTGGCAAAGAGAAGGCTGCTGGACTATTCAAGGCTATTGAGGCTTACCTCCTAGCAAATCCTGATGCTTAA